CATTGGGGCCGAGATATCGGCAAGCTCCGTTGCAAGGTGGGGCTGATCGCGCCGGCGTAGGCCAAGGCGTGCCGCCCGGGGCGATAGGTAATGATCGCTCATTCCCCGGCCTCCCGCGGTTGCTAGGCCGAGCGGTTACCCTCCGGAACCAACTTTAGCCCAATTTCTCGCCGAACAAGCTTCATACCCACAGGGACGATCCGTGATGCCGATTTTACCTGGCTCCGTGGCACCGAAGAGCCTGGGAGAGTCCTATCTGCACGTGCTGCACGCCCTGATGCTGCGCGACATGCGCACCCGCTTCGGAGCCTCGCTATGGGGCTACGGCGTGGTCGTGCTGTGGCCCTGCGTGCACGTGTTCATGCTGATCGCGATCTACACGTTCCAGAAACTAGCGGTCCCTTTGGGTGATGACCGGGCGCTGTTCTTCGCCTCAGGCGCAGTCCCGGTGCTGGTGTTCCAGTACATCTCGCGCGAGGTCATGAAAGCGGTCATCTCCAACCGCCCACTCACCTATTATCCTCAGGTAAAGCTATTCGATGTTATATTTGCTCGAATCCTCGCCGAAATCGTAACTGGCTTTCTAGCCCTCTTGGTTGTCATCAGTGTTCTTCTATGCATCGGCACTAATCCAGTTCCATCCGATCCTTTCGTTGCCATGTGCGCCTACCTCTCGGCAATCATTCTCGGTATCGGCATCGGAACAATTAACGTCGCCATCATTGGCTTTTTTCCAGGATGGCTCATAGGATACGCTCTCTTGAGTATTGTTTTGTATATTTCCAGCGGAGTAATGTTTCTTCCGAGCTACATGCCCGATAAAATATACTACTGGATGAAATTCAATCCGGTTCTTCAATTAGCTGAGTGGATGCGGTCGGCGTATTATCCCTATGCTGGCTTGGAAATAGACTATCTATACATTACAATGTTCGGCCTAACCTCGATAACGATCGGGCTTTTGATCGTGAAGCACGTGGTGGCGAAGATGAGTGCGTGAACTGGCCTGGGATACATTCATATTGAGAATCCGCGTTTGGCGACTCAGATATCAGCAGCTTGGAACTTCGAAAAGGTTGCGAGGCGGGCGCTCAGGCCACTTCAGTCACAGCTGAGTAGACGAGGCCACTTCTGGGTCTCGCGGGCTGCCGGTCGTCCAACCGAAGGGCAATCCCGTGCGCCGCGGGCTGGCGCAAAACGACTGCGCCACAACGGCTCTAGAGCGAGTCTTCGCGTCACTTGGGCAGCAGATGTCTCTACTCGCCGCGTCTATCCAACCGCTCGCCCGTGTCACGGCAGACCACCGCCCCCGGTCGTGTCCCTGGAGGTGGTGTAGCTCGCCGGTAGCGGGAGAGCCCGCCTGCGCGCCCTTGACAGCGCTGTAGCAGGCGGGATCTCTCGCGGGGTGGTCATCGGCGGTTGCCAGGTAGGGTGGGGTTGCGAGCACCAACCTCGAACCCGAGAGACCCCCGATGACCGACGAGATGATGGCCCTGCGCGGGCTGATGGAGAAGAGCGCCGACACAGATCTTCTGCGCGAGATGATCGGCTTTGCGGCCAAACGCCTGATGGAGCTGGAGGTCGGTGGCCTGACCGGCGCGGCCCACGGCGAAAAGAGCGCCGAGCGGCTGGTCCAACGCAACGGCTACCGTGACCGGGATTGGCAGACGCGTGCCGGCACGGTCGAGCTGCGCATTCCGAAGCTGCGCAAGGGCAGCTACTTTCCGGGCTTCCTGGAGCCTCGACGCATGGCCGAGAAGGCGCTCACGGCTGTGATCCAGGAGGCCTATATCCAGGGCATCTCAACCCGCTCGGTCGATGATCTCGTCCAAGCCATGGGTGGCACGGGTGTGTCGAAGAGCCAGGTCAGCCGGCTCTGCCAGGAGATCGACGAGCGCGTGGGCGCGTTCCTCGACCGGCCGATCGAGGGCGAGTGGCCCTACCTCTGGATCGATGCGACCTACGTGAAGGTGCGCCAGGACGGCCGCATCGTCTCGGTAGCGGTGATCGTGGCGGTGGGCGTCAACGGCGACGGCCGTCGCGAGGTGCTGGGCATGGATGTCGGTCCCTCCGAAGCCGAGACGTTCTGGACGGACTTTCTCCGCAAGCTGGCGCGCCGCGGCCTGCGCGGGGTCAAGCTGGTCATCTCGGACGCGCACGAGGGCATCAAGGCGTCGGTGGCCAAGGTAATGAACGCCACCTGGCAGCGTTGCCGTGTCCACTTCATGCGCAACGTGCTCGCCCATGCCGGACGCAGCGGGCGGCGTGTCGTCTCGGCCTTCATCGCCACGGCATTTGCCCAGGACGACGCCGAGGCGGCCCGTCAGCAGTGGCGGCGCGTGGCTGATCAGCTCCGGCCGAAGGTCCCCAAGCTCGCCGCCCTGATGGACGAGGCTGAGCCGGACGTGCTGGCCTATATGGGCTTCCCCACCCAGCATCGGGTCAAGCTGCACTCCACAAACCCGCTGGAGCGCCTGAACGGTGAGATCAAACGCCGGACCGAGGTGGTCGGCATCTTCCCCAACGAGGCGGCCATCACGCGCCTCGTCGGCGCGATCCTGCTGGAACAGAACGACGAGTGGGCCGTCCAGCGCTCCCGCTACATCACCCTGGAAAGCATCGCGCCAATCGGCGATGATCCTCTCGTCAGCCTGCCCACCCTGGCAGCCTGATCAATCCGGCCCAGGCCGGTGATCGTGGTGGCCACGCCGAAGCTACACCACGCTATGGGACACGACCACGCCCCCGCCGATCAGCCGCTTGAACGGGCTGGCTTTGCTACCGGGCAATGGCCGGCGGTAAGGATCGACAACACCCGCGTGCCGGTCACGCATCCGCCGTACCCGCGCGATCACGCTCACATCCAGCACTGTCTTGGCCGCGTGACAGGGCCGGCACAGCACCTGGCAGTTCGCAAGCGAGGCATCCTCAATCAGCGCCGCTGGGACGATGTGGTCGTAGTGGAACCGTCCGACCTGCAACGCGCATGGACAGCGGCTACTGTCCGGGAGCACACCCTCGCAGCGCCCGCCAGCTCGGGCGAGAGCGGCCCGCAGAACCGCCTTGCTGAACTCCCGCCGCGCCATCACGCCATCCTCGCAGCGCTGTCCGCGGTCGGTCCGGCGGGGTCAGCCGCGACCTCGGCAAGCTCACACCGGGTCTCGGCCATCCAGTAGGCGTGCAGCTCGCGCGCCGAGCACGGCACAAGCGGCGAGACAGCCGAGGAAACCGGGATCGCCAGCTTCGCAGCCGCGGGCCGCGATTGACCTGACCGGCCGAAAAGTTCTTTTTCAGCGGACGCGCAGGGAGTTGTGGATCGTAAAGATAGGATCCGTCCTATTGTAAGAAATTTTTCTCAGCGCGCCGATTGGCGTGCCTAATCGCTATGCTCATCATCCCCTATTCGACGCCCTTTGGCAGCCCCTATTAAATTTCACGAGAGGGGGTTGTGTTGCGATTGTGCAACGGCAGCTTCGAATGGGCGCCGTTTAGGTGCCGCTGGCGGTCTGCGCATGCGGTCAAGTCGTTGTCCTGGAGGCGAATAAGGGCAACGCTGCTCCCAAAAGCCATTGCCCACAAACCGAGCAGACATTGGAAAATTCGCACGTCCAGGTATGGCCAACGCGTTGTGAAACTCCTACGCCTTCGCATTGCGACCCAATTTCCCGAACGCCGCATCCGCGACCGACATGTCCGAACCTCGATTAGTAGGCGCTCAACTCTCAATTTGTGGATGCGCGACGTGCGAGCTACACGTGGCTGACGATGCAACCGACGACACATATGCCGCAACCACATCGTGGCTCACATCATCGACGATCCAAACTGTGCCGGATTGCATCCTCTCGCGGTCGCGTCTCCGGGCCGCCTCTCGACTTCTGGGGATCGTTGCGCGTGCACACAATGGCATGCCCAGCCCTGGCGGTAGGCGAGGGGGAGCAGCTTCGAATAGCGGCTCGAATGAAGCCGGTGGCGTACCTAACGGCTGACAGGCACTGTGCACGAGTAAGGCTATGTCGTACCTATCTGAACGTCGCGCCCTCGTTCTGGGCTCCCTCAATCCCGCACAGTGCCGTGGCATTGAGTTCGGCCCGCTCGACAATCCACTCGTGCGCAAGCAAGAGGGTGATATTTCGTACGTCGATTACGCCTCGACAGAAGTTGTACGGCGACAGCACGCAAGTGGATCAAGCATACGTCCCGAGAACATTCTCGATATAGACTATACCTGGGGCGATACGCCGATCTCTCAAATTATCCCTAATTTCAAACCTTTTGATTATGCTGTAGCAGCACATGTCATTGAGCACGTTCCGGATGTCGTGGGATGGCTCCTGGAAATCCATAGCCTCCTCGTTCGATCGGGCTTGGTCGGGTTAATTATTCCAGACCGACGACACACGTTCGACTTTGCCCGCGCCGAGAGCACGGTCGGCGAAATGATGGAGGCTCATTTCCAACGTTACCGGCGCCCTTCTATGAGGCAGGTGTTTGATCATTGCTGGTCAGCCGTCGATCTCGACAAGTCGGTCTCTTGGAACTGCGACCCAAGCCGGATCGAACTGCGCAGCTTTATGGGCGACATAGGCCTCCAACTCGCCCATGATCAGGCGGCCTCCCTGCGGACCGAGGCACGCTACTTCGACAGCCACTGCTGGGTATTCACGCCCGACAGCTTCCTACGATGCTGCGAGGCGTTAGCGAAACTTGGTTACTTCCCTTTTATCGCCGAGCACATCCAAGCCACCGTTGTCGGCGAGTTTGAATTCATCGTGCGACTGCGCACCCACGACCCGACAGACAGGGTCTCGACGCTGCGATCCTTGCAACTTGCGCGAGAACGCGTCGCCGACGATCCCAACGAGCACGAATATGCCCGGCGGATGCAGGCCTTTCGGGCGCGCGACAAGAGTTGACCCAGCCGATGTTTGAGATACGCACCGATTTAGACGGCTTGCGCCTAGTAGAGCCGGGCAAGCCCGACGTCTGGCTCATGTTCCACGGGCGGCGGCACCGTGTGGCCAGTCCCGCTGTGTACGATGCCCTCTTCGCCGAGGCCGAGGCGCTCGTCCACAGTGACGAGATTACGTCCATCGCAATGGGCCCCGAGTTGAACGAGGGCAGCTGCCTCATCCGCGCCGAACATACTACGGGAATCTTTCTCATAACCGGACGCTACCCCAAAGTGGTAAAGCACTACATCGCAAGCTACGAGAGCTTCACCGATTTTGGATTCTCGCTGGCCGCGGTGAAAGACGTGCCTGCTATACTGCTAGATCACGTGCCACTTGCTCCGGATCTGGTGAGCTTCCGCGAGCGGCGTAGCCAAGACTAGGGGCTCGGGCATGAAGGCGCTACTCTGCGTCAACTCTGCTTGTTGCCACTACTCGCCTCCAGCCGGACCTCCCGCACGCGGGTCGTGATCCTCCCAAAATGCTCGCTGAGGCACGCAGCCTCAAATTCAAGTGGCGATAGTCGCCGTAGTCTTCACTACGGACAGTAGGTCGATTTCTTGGCCGGACAGTGCCTGAGGCTCTACGGCGTCAGGCGAGCCGAGAGGAGCACAAGTTGAGTTTACGAATAAATGTTTTCTTTACTTTCGGGAAGAGCCTCCTCCGAATGACTAAAATTGTGTCTCGCTGGCTCGAGCGCGTGGCGACCGAAGAGGATCAGGTTTCCGACTTCGATGCCGCGTTCTACACGGATTTCTACGACGACCTTCGTGGCATGGATCCCGCGCGGGCTCGTCAACATTACCGGCATCACGGTCGCGAGGAAGGACGCTTCGCCAACCCTGCTGCATACATCTCGTACCTTGAGGTGGGCCGCAAGCCACTCCCCCCGGAATTTGACGCAAAGACCTACCGCGCTCTTAATCGCGACCTTGCGACGTTGTTCAAGGACTGGCAGCTCGCCGAGCACTTCATCCGCTACGGCGAGAGGGAGGGACGGCGCTTCAAGTTCGAATGCGAACTTACGTTAACTGCAGAGGACATTAAAGCTCTTTGCGGACGCGACTACGCCTTCGAGACCGATGTGCAAGCGCTTGTCACGGAGATGCTGGCGAAATCTGGATTGCCAGCCGGTGTCTGGCTCACACGCTTCGTCCTTCTAGACTTCACGCTACTGAACAGAGGATGGCTCGAGGGAGCTCAACCGTGCCTCGTCGAAGCCCTTCGCCTGTTCGCGTCGGAAGGCGTCCGGCGCCTCGCCCCAATCGCGCGTGGCTTAGCCTTCGATCCGGCTTTTTACCGGAGTGAACATCCAGACCTCGCGGCGCAATCGGACGCGGACCTGTACCGCCACTGGCTTTTGTATGGAATGCAGGAGGGAGAGGAGCCGAGTGAGGCGAGCTTCCTCGACGTAACGCTGGGATTAAGTGAATTCCCGACCTGCTTTGACGAGCGGCGCTACAGGGTAGCCGCGAGGAAGGTTGGCCGGGACGTCGCACTGGGCCGCTCAGCGGCGCTCAGAGACTTCGTCGCGCATGGTTTCGCTGCTGGCCTCGCCCTACCTTCGGCGGGTGCCGAGGCCGCTGCATTCTACGAAGCGGTGGGCGACTACCACCTCGTGCGGGGGAACGCTGCGGCAGCCCGCGATGCCTTCGACCTAGCTATTTCCTCGGGCAGCGGGTCTGGGCCCCTTCTTCATAAGCGGGGTGATGCGCGTTTGGCACTGGGCGACAAGACCGCGGCGCTCGCCGATTTCGAGCTAGCGGCAGCGCAGCCGAACGCAGGCCTGTGGAGCTTCCTTCACGCGGCACAGTTGCAGGGGGAGCACGGCGACCTCGAGTCTGCCTTCTCCACGCTCCGGCAGTCGTCGGAGGAGTACGGCCACCTCACGGCGTGGCGGAACACGGGTCACGATCTGCTGCGGGTGTTTTTTGACGATAAACAGGACAAGGCGCGAGCTCTCTACCGCGCCGGCGACCGCGCGGCGGGGGACAACCTACTTGAGGGCGCGAGTGGCTTCGTTGCGCAGACCCTACCCTGGCTCGATCCACTGCCATCCCTTCTCCCTCCCTGTGTGAGCCGTCTCGTCATCATTCTGGCCAACCGCGATCTGCCCCAATGCGACCATTACCGGGTCACACAGAAGAGGCAGCAGCTCGAGCATGCGGGTTGGCAAGTTGAGATCTACGAGAAGCAGCAGACCGAGGCCTTCCGCGCAGCGCTGACAAGGGCCGGGCAGGCGATCTTCTACCGTCTGACGGCAACTCCGCCTGTCATCCACGCGATCCTTACCGCGCGAGCACTCGGGGTGCCCACCGCCTACGAGATCGGCGACCTCATCTTCGATGCGGCCTGCTACCCAGAACCCCTCGCGGATTTTGCGGGTAAAATTTCGCAGGAGCAATACGTAGGATTGCTGGTTGAGGTGCCGCTCGTACGCTTCGCCATACGTCTGTGCGACGTTGGACTGGCCTCTACGCCCGCCCTCGCACAGGCAATGCGTCCCTTCGTCAGATCAGGCGAGTGCCATATCCTCAGGAACGGGCTCGATCACCGCAACGCGCACTATTTCGCTCGCAGGCGCGTCGGCCGCCAGAGCAGTGTTACCCTATTTTATGGGTCGGGAACGCAGGCACACAACCGCGACTTCGCTGACCTGCTCGCCCCCGCCCTGATCGACGCCTTCGCGCGGCACCCCCATATGCGCCTGGTGACGGCCGGTCACGTTCACCTCGATCGACGATTCGGCCCCTACCTCGACCGCATTCACCGTTTCGAATTTGACGCGGACCTGGACGCATACTGGGAGGTACTCGCACTGGCCGACATCAACCTCTCCGTGCTGTCGCCCGGGGCAATGACAGACGCAAAGAGCGAGATAAAATGGTTAGAAGCTGCGATGTTCGGTATTCCGTCCATCGTCAGCGCAACGCGAACGTACCGAGAGGTGCTACGGGATGGCGTAAACGCACGTCTGGCAGCCACGGCGGACGAGTGGCGCGACGCCCTTGACAGCCTGATCGGCAGCGCCTTGCTGCGGGACACCATAGGCGAGCGGGCGCGCCAGACAGCGCTAGAACAGTATGGGCTCGACGCTGCCGCATCTCAGTTGCAGGCGTGGCTAGGCGACCCGCCGGAGGGGTGCGATCCCGTCGGCGCGGAGGGTTCGGGACGGGCACTCGCCTTCGCGCAGCCGCAACCGCACGAACGCCGGCGAATTATGATCGTTAACGTGTTCCAGCCCCCCGCGCTGATTGGCGGCGCTACGCGCGTCATGCGCGAGAACATCGACTTCCTGATTGATCACGCTTCCGACTGGCTCGATCTAGTCCTAGTCGCCGCAGACGACATGCACGGTGATCCGCGCCTGACCCGAGTCGACCGCTACCGCGACGTGCCCGTGTTTCGCATCCCGATCGCCGCAGCGGCGGAGGGCGATTGGAAGCCGTTCGATGCAGCGGTAGAGGAGCAGTTCGGCGAAATTCTTGACCGGACCGCGCCGGACCTCATTCATTTCCACTGTGTCCAGAAGCTGAGCGCCTCAGTCGTGAGAGCCGCGCAGCAGCGCGATCTGCCCTATGTGATCAGCTTGCACGACGCGTGGTGGATCTCCGACTACCAGTTCCTTTGTGATTCTCAGGGCCGGATTCAATGGCCGAGCCCTGACCCCATACTGGCTAGTCCACCTCTTCAGATCGGGAAAATGGCATCGGTCGCGCGGCGCGCTGGACTGAGTGAACTGCTCCGGGGTGCTCGGGCGGTGCTCGCCGTCTCGGATGCGCTGACCGACATTTACCGATCCGCGGGCGAAGCGAGCGTGCGCACCCTGTCGAACGGCTGCCCGAAGATACCGATTACGCCTCGCACCACGACAAATGGTTCGCGTCTGCGCATGGGCTATCTTGGCGGGCGCGGGCTTCACAAGGGTGGCAGCCTCGCCGAAATTGCATTCCGAGATGGCCGTTTTGCCAACATCGATCTCACCGTCGTCGATGACGCTCGGTCGGCAAACTACCAGTCCTTAGCGGTCTGGGGCACGACACCAGTCCGCATCCTCGGTCGGCTCCACCAGCACCGGATGCCCGACCTCTACGCCGGACTCGACGTGCTGCTCGCTCCTTCTATTTGGCCCGAGAGCTACGGGCTGGTCGCGCGCGAAGCGAAGCAGGCAGGACTCTGGATTGTGGCGAGCGACCGCGGCGCCATGGGCCAGGAGGTCCGCAACGGAGTTGACGGCTTCATAGTCGACGTCAGCTCTCTGGACGGCCTCGCCTCGGCACTCGCTGCGATGGACCGCGATCCCGGCGCAATCCTGCGCGAGGTTCGCCCTGCGGTCCCCGCTCGGACCTCCGAGGACCAGGGTGCAGAATTGCTAACCCTATACTCAGATCTGCTCGGACAGCAGTTATGCAAAAACGCCTCGTCTCTTCCGAAGCGTACGTGGAGTGGAGCACGACGAACGCGCGTGTAGTCGGCGCAGCCGGTCGAGTTTTGGGCTGGCGCCATCTCTGCGAAGGTGCCCAGGCGTAGACACCCTCAGCGTGACCAGACAACCCGGTTCACATAGTCGATGTACCCCGAAACGATCCGCACGATCGGGCCCGAGACGGGCCCGAGATCGTAATCCGGAACCGGTTGCCTTCTCGTCCTGTCGTGCGTTGCCATCACGACTTCCACGCCAGAAAGGATTTCTTTCGGGCCGAGGCGCGAGACCAAAGCGACTGCTCCCCCTCCTGACCTTCGGGGCGTTCGTGGGCTTCCCGCAGAGTCACCGCAGGGAAGCCGAGGAGCGCCGCCTCCTCCGAGATAGTACCGCTATCCGAGATGACGCAGCGTGCGTCGAGTTGCAGCCGGACGTAATCCAAGAAGCCGAATGGAGAGAGGAATCGAACTTCCGGCCGAGCGCATGCTATGCTCGCGCTCTCCAGCCTCTGTCGGGTACGCGGGTGCGTGGAGACAACCACAGGCTGCCCATACCGCTCGGCCAGCACGTCGAGCCCCTGAGCCAGCAGGTCAAGGCGCAGTGGATCGTCAACGTTTTCCTCGCGATGCGCACTGACCAGGAAGAAGGCACCCGGCGCGAGGCCGAGCCGAGCTGTCGCGTCGGAGGCCGTGATGCCCGCGCGAGCGTGGGCCAAGACTTCCGGCATATGCGAGCCAACTTTAAATATCCGATCCGCTGGAAAACCTTCTGCCAAAAGGTAGCGGCGCGCGTGCTCGGTCAGGACGAGGTTTACATCGCTCGTGTGATCGATGATTCTGCGATTGATTTCCTCTGGCACTCGCGCGTCGAAGGAACGGTTGCCGGCCTCGAAGTGGAAGATCGGGATCTTGCGCCGCTTCGCCGGGATGCAGGCGAGGCCCGAGTTTGTATCGCCGTAAATGAGCACGGCCTCTGGCTGCCACTCTGCCATCAGGCGATCGGAGAGTAGCAGGATATTCGCAATGGTTTCCATTGGTGAGCCGGCCGCAGCGCCGAGAAACTCATCCGGCCTGCGAATCCCAAGATCCCGGTAGAATATCTCACTCAACTCATAATCAAAATTCTGACCAGTGTGCACGAGGAGCTGATGGAACTGTACGTCGAGAGCATCGATAACCCGACTCATCTTGATGAGCTCGGGGCGCGTCCCGACAATAGTCATGATTTTGCGCATCATACGTCCTGGGCTGAGCCCTTGCTGATCAGACGCCTTGGGAGCCGGGTTCCCGTGACGCGAGCTCCTGCCGCACGTAGTCTAGGCTGCTCAAGAGGCGTAGAAGCTCGTCCTGCGTCAGGTGCTCCGTATTCGAGGACGTGAAATCGTCAAGTGCGCTAACCGCTGTCTCACCCTCGGTGAAAAATTTCGAGTAGTTGAGGTCGCGATCGTCGACCGGCACACGATAGTAGCGCCCGAATTCGGAAGCGCGGGCCATTTCTTCTCGCGAGACGAGTGTCTCGTGCAACTTCTCGCCGTGCCGCGTTCCGATCACTTGGATCGGAACGCGGCGCTCGAAGACGATCTGGAGTGCCTCGGCCAGCTCCCCGATCGTGCAGGCTGGCGCTTTTTGCACAAAGATGTCGCCCTGGTTTCCATTGTCATAAGCGTGCAGCACGAGATCAACCGACTCGGGCAGCGACATCATGAATCGAGTCATCTTAGGGTCAGTGATCGTGATCGGTCGACCCGCCTTGATTTGCCGCACGAAGAGCGGGATCACCGAGCCACGCGAGGCCATGACGTTGCCGTAGCGCGTCACGCAGATGCGCGTGTCAGCGTTCGTCAGCACGCGCGACTTCGCGACCGCAAGCTTCTCCATCAGCGCTTTGGACATGCCCATCGCGTTGACTGGATAAACGGCCTTATCCGTGCTCAGCACGACGATCCGACCAACGCGGTTAGCGATTGCTGCGGCGAGCATGTTCTCGGTTCCGAGCACGTTGGTGCGCACAGCTTCGCCCGGATAGAACTCGCAGGAGGGGACCTGCTTGAGAGCGGCTGCGTGGAAGACGAGGTCGACCCCGCGCAACGCATCCTCTAGTCCCCGGTACTCCCGAACGTCACCGATGTAGAAGCGCAGGCGACTATCAGCGAACTCGTGCCGCATGTCCTCCTGCTTCTTCTCGTCACGGCTGTAGATCCGGATTTCGCGCGCGTCCGACGCAATCGCCCGCGCCACGACCGCGTGGCCGAACGATCCCGTACCGCCGGTGACGAGCATCGTCCGGCCAGCCAGCGTCTTCGAAGATTCCCTCATCCCTCTCTTCTCTCCCACGCAGAGCGCATGTCCGCGATCATGGCGTCCCAGGACGGCGGGACGTAGCCGGTCGCCGCCCGCCAACGGCTCGAGTCGAGCGACCGATCGATCACGACTCGCTCGCTTGGCTCAATAGTCCGGCCAAGCCCGTACGCGTCGTTGATCCGCCGCAGCAGGTCGTATTTGCTGATCGGCGCGGCACTAAGGTGGAAGAGACCGGAGAGGTCTGCTCGCGGGATCACTATGTCGCGGACGACGCGGGCGAGCTCGCGCGTCGTCACGCCGGAGAAGATTGCTCTCGTGTAGCCCTGGACCATGTGCGGTGCGTGCATGAACCATTCAACCAACCCGTGCTGACCCCGCAGCTCGTGGCCGATGATAGAGGTCCTGAGCGTGATCACGCCCTCCTCATTCACCTCGCCCAGACGCTTAGAAGTGCCATAGAGATCGACCGCGTCCGGCGCGTCGTCCTCCGTGTATCCGCCCCGCAACCCGGAAAAAACGCAATCCGTGCTCACGTGAACGAGCCGCGCGCCCACAATACGACAGAGCCGGGCGAGGCGGTGCGGCAAAAGTGTGTTGATGGGCACGGCTTCAAGCGGGTCGTCCGCTGTAGCCAGTTGTTTAACGAGGCCGACCGCATTGACAACGAGTTGCGGGCGCGCGGCCTCGAAGGCGCGGTGAAGGTCGTCGATGTCGAGAACGTCTATACCTTCAAGGATGCCCCCGGGCAACGATAGCGAGCCGCGGCTGGAGCCATAGACGTCGAGGCCGGCCTCAGCCAGCACCTCGCACATGGCGTGACCGAGCATTCCTGAGGCGCCGAAGATAAGAACTCGCACGAGCCCAACTATCTGCAAAGTAGGGCAGACCCCGTAGCCCAATCCGCCCGCGATTGTCGAGACCGCAGCGGGTACGCGAGCTACGCCCGCCTCGCCCCGCGCACGCGCCTTGCCGGGGAAGCCGTTGTGGTGGACGGATTGCGGGCTGACGAAAGCCGACCTGCAGCGAAATCCGGGATCTCGAGCGAAATAAGACGAAGCTGGGTTGACTGTGGCCATCGCGGGTCTGCCCAGCACGAAGCTCAAGCTCCAGACGTGGTTGCGGTGGAGCGGACGCAGCCGTTTGCCCGAGCCGTCGTTCAACCATAGGCGGCTGCGCGGCCGGTGCCTCTGCAGGACCTTGAGCCCCTCACGACGCCAGATGGGCTGGACCAAGTCCGTGCCCACCCGCCAGCCGGCTGCATGCAGCAGCGCGGTGATGCTGCGGTAGCCGAAGCGCCCGTAATCGGACGTCGAGGCGATGATGGCGCCGGTCAGCGCATCCGCCATCAATCAATGCGCACACGTAGCTCAGCTGGGTAGAGCGCCGGTCGCGTAACCTGGAGGTCGTGGGCTCGAGTCCCATCGAGTGCTTAGACGGGCGTCGCGCAGGCGCCACCCCTCTCCCTCTTTGTAGCAGGTGGCCCGAGTCACCTGCCGCTTGCTAGGGCTCCGCCGTTCCCTTCTTGAACCCCTCAGCCCCGCCGGCACCGCTACGAAGAGCTTTTTGTTTGGTTGCTGTAATTGGCCGGCAACTCGGCGCGAATGCCTCGCGTTCTCCAACACGCATATTGGCCTCAGCGCGTAGAACTAAGCAACTAATTGCCTTGAATGCGGATCGGTGCTGTACCTAAACATATCAAAATCCCGTTCGTAGATCTTCCTGATCATATCGATTGAATTGTCATCCAACTCACGATCGCCGGCGCCTGTAAAATAGTTTTTCTGGGAATAATTTACGTCGATGTCAAGACCAAAAGCGCGACGAATGATCAATCTAAGGTCATTGCTATAATTCTCAACCCGACCGATATAGTCAAAATTTACATCTGAAATCGGTATAAGCTTTGTCAACGGCCTCCAATGATGATCGAGAGTCCGAGGATCAGCATCTGCTACAAGATGCAGAAACTCGGAGAAAGACGGCACCTGATCGCTACTCCAATTCAAAGAAGCGAAATAACTATGAGACGATGGCGTTGCCGTCACTGATTGATAAGCAGATAGAGCTCGCGCAAATGGATTTCTGACAAACGTGAACGTAAATCTGCCTGCAGAATTCCAGTTTTCCGATATGCTAGCGGCATCAGCGTGCCAAGGTGAAAAATCTTCGAGCTGTCGCGTATGTACAAAATTAGCATCGTCAATTGGA
This window of the Methylobacterium tardum genome carries:
- a CDS encoding glycosyltransferase, whose translation is MATEEDQVSDFDAAFYTDFYDDLRGMDPARARQHYRHHGREEGRFANPAAYISYLEVGRKPLPPEFDAKTYRALNRDLATLFKDWQLAEHFIRYGEREGRRFKFECELTLTAEDIKALCGRDYAFETDVQALVTEMLAKSGLPAGVWLTRFVLLDFTLLNRGWLEGAQPCLVEALRLFASEGVRRLAPIARGLAFDPAFYRSEHPDLAAQSDADLYRHWLLYGMQEGEEPSEASFLDVTLGLSEFPTCFDERRYRVAARKVGRDVALGRSAALRDFVAHGFAAGLALPSAGAEAAAFYEAVGDYHLVRGNAAAARDAFDLAISSGSGSGPLLHKRGDARLALGDKTAALADFELAAAQPNAGLWSFLHAAQLQGEHGDLESAFSTLRQSSEEYGHLTAWRNTGHDLLRVFFDDKQDKARALYRAGDRAAGDNLLEGASGFVAQTLPWLDPLPSLLPPCVSRLVIILANRDLPQCDHYRVTQKRQQLEHAGWQVEIYEKQQTEAFRAALTRAGQAIFYRLTATPPVIHAILTARALGVPTAYEIGDLIFDAACYPEPLADFAGKISQEQYVGLLVEVPLVRFAIRLCDVGLASTPALAQAMRPFVRSGECHILRNGLDHRNAHYFARRRVGRQSSVTLFYGSGTQAHNRDFADLLAPALIDAFARHPHMRLVTAGHVHLDRRFGPYLDRIHRFEFDADLDAYWEVLALADINLSVLSPGAMTDAKSEIKWLEAAMFGIPSIVSATRTYREVLRDGVNARLAATADEWRDALDSLIGSALLRDTIGERARQTALEQYGLDAAASQLQAWLGDPPEGCDPVGAEGSGRALAFAQPQPHERRRIMIVNVFQPPALIGGATRVMRENIDFLIDHASDWLDLVLVAADDMHGDPRLTRVDRYRDVPVFRIPIAAAAEGDWKPFDAAVEEQFGEILDRTAPDLIHFHCVQKLSASVVRAAQQRDLPYVISLHDAWWISDYQFLCDSQGRIQWPSPDPILASPPLQIGKMASVARRAGLSELLRGARAVLAVSDALTDIYRSAGEASVRTLSNGCPKIPITPRTTTNGSRLRMGYLGGRGLHKGGSLAEIAFRDGRFANIDLTVVDDARSANYQSLAVWGTTPVRILGRLHQHRMPDLYAGLDVLLAPSIWPESYGLVAREAKQAGLWIVASDRGAMGQEVRNGVDGFIVDVSSLDGLASALAAMDRDPGAILREVRPAVPARTSEDQGAELLTLYSDLLGQQLCKNASSLPKRTWSGARRTRV
- a CDS encoding UDP-N-acetyl glucosamine 2-epimerase, with the protein product MRKIMTIVGTRPELIKMSRVIDALDVQFHQLLVHTGQNFDYELSEIFYRDLGIRRPDEFLGAAAGSPMETIANILLLSDRLMAEWQPEAVLIYGDTNSGLACIPAKRRKIPIFHFEAGNRSFDARVPEEINRRIIDHTSDVNLVLTEHARRYLLAEGFPADRIFKVGSHMPEVLAHARAGITASDATARLGLAPGAFFLVSAHREENVDDPLRLDLLAQGLDVLAERYGQPVVVSTHPRTRQRLESASIACARPEVRFLSPFGFLDYVRLQLDARCVISDSGTISEEAALLGFPAVTLREAHERPEGQEGEQSLWSRASARKKSFLAWKS
- a CDS encoding polysaccharide biosynthesis protein: MRESSKTLAGRTMLVTGGTGSFGHAVVARAIASDAREIRIYSRDEKKQEDMRHEFADSRLRFYIGDVREYRGLEDALRGVDLVFHAAALKQVPSCEFYPGEAVRTNVLGTENMLAAAIANRVGRIVVLSTDKAVYPVNAMGMSKALMEKLAVAKSRVLTNADTRICVTRYGNVMASRGSVIPLFVRQIKAGRPITITDPKMTRFMMSLPESVDLVLHAYDNGNQGDIFVQKAPACTIGELAEALQIVFERRVPIQVIGTRHGEKLHETLVSREEMARASEFGRYYRVPVDDRDLNYSKFFTEGETAVSALDDFTSSNTEHLTQDELLRLLSSLDYVRQELASREPGSQGV